A genomic region of Rhodohalobacter sp. 614A contains the following coding sequences:
- a CDS encoding putative sugar nucleotidyl transferase yields MKTRCCFFEDDFLENFHPLTLTRPVYDLRVGILTLGDKWLHALNVPKQKSAGTLRNHLKGVFDEFKISDPSDFALWINPRFIPSDGLTNEVKNLNENEGLISDNQLVAAFISYETHEKWKQLGIDLDDINAKNLNHDSLITLKNSWELFQINGDQISSDVELIRNNFERNTKDFPHAVFTSEENIFIEEGAIIEPGAMLLADGGPIYIGKGARVMANAVIRGPSAICEKSVVKMGAKIYEDTTVGPVCKVGGEIANTIFHSYSNKGHDGYVGNSVFGQWVNLGADSNTSNLKNNYSSVKVVDWKTKKEIDTGQQFIGTIMGDHSKTGINAMLNTGTLCGVCCNLFSDNYPPKFVPSFSWVSGNDIVPYHFDKAVEAMERMMERRSIQLTPSYHRMMKALFQSTSF; encoded by the coding sequence ATGAAAACCCGTTGTTGTTTTTTCGAGGATGATTTTCTCGAGAATTTTCACCCCCTCACCTTAACCCGTCCCGTTTATGATCTTCGGGTCGGAATTCTCACTCTCGGAGATAAATGGCTTCACGCACTCAATGTTCCCAAACAAAAGTCTGCCGGCACATTAAGAAATCACCTGAAAGGTGTTTTTGATGAATTTAAAATTTCTGATCCTTCCGATTTTGCACTTTGGATCAACCCAAGATTCATTCCATCAGACGGCCTGACTAATGAAGTCAAAAATCTGAATGAAAATGAAGGTTTAATCTCAGACAATCAACTGGTTGCAGCGTTCATTTCGTATGAAACTCACGAGAAATGGAAACAACTGGGAATTGACCTTGACGATATAAACGCCAAAAATTTAAATCATGATAGTTTGATTACCCTGAAAAATAGTTGGGAATTGTTTCAGATTAATGGTGATCAGATTAGTAGCGACGTTGAGTTAATTCGAAACAATTTTGAGAGAAATACAAAGGATTTTCCCCACGCTGTTTTTACGAGTGAAGAGAACATTTTTATTGAAGAGGGTGCCATTATTGAACCGGGAGCTATGTTACTGGCGGACGGCGGGCCCATTTATATTGGCAAAGGTGCACGGGTTATGGCAAATGCAGTTATCCGGGGACCGTCCGCCATTTGTGAGAAATCTGTAGTAAAGATGGGGGCAAAAATTTATGAGGATACTACAGTGGGTCCGGTTTGCAAAGTGGGCGGCGAAATTGCGAATACTATTTTCCATTCCTATTCCAATAAAGGACATGATGGATATGTGGGAAATTCCGTGTTTGGTCAGTGGGTTAATTTAGGTGCAGATTCCAACACATCAAACCTGAAAAATAACTACAGCAGCGTAAAAGTTGTGGACTGGAAAACTAAAAAAGAAATTGATACCGGCCAGCAATTTATCGGGACCATTATGGGAGATCACAGCAAAACGGGGATCAACGCCATGCTGAATACCGGCACATTATGCGGAGTTTGCTGTAATCTTTTTTCTGATAATTATCCGCCGAAATTTGTACCCTCCTTTAGTTGGGTAAGCGGCAACGATATTGTCCCTTACCATTTCGATAAAGCCGTTGAAGCCATGGAGCGAATGATGGAACGCCGGTCCATACAACTGACACCATCGTACCATAGAATGATGAAAGCCTTATTTCAGTCAACAAGTTTTTGA
- a CDS encoding DUF5916 domain-containing protein: MLIYILLLLTLQVFSTPEKTSDILSITKIDTPIVLDGIPDEEIWETIQPLPVVMYQPVFRGDMTEKSIIKVAYDNEYVYVMGQLYDSEPDKITTNSLYRDRYSGDDTFAIVLDSYNDSENAKWFFTTPAGNKTDMQISNDAEGEDSNNRNWNTFWDSASTTTDEGWFVEMRIPFSSLGFQEVNNEVIMGMIVYRYIARKAERHVFPAIPADWNRGFAKPSQAQKIRLQGIDYKKPYYITPYVLGGFDQLNQLKSTADGYKRKDDLTTEAGLDIKIPVSGNMNLDITVNTDFAQVEADEAQINLTRTPLFFPEKRQFFQERSDIFDFNLGGSNTLFYSRRIGLDEGQQVRILGGARLAGRTGKWDVGLLNMQTDAVSSLDIESRNFGVLRARRDLINENSYLGGIVTTRMGVDGSYNIGTGLDFLYNYSGDHFIDFKIASTFDDSFNEDYSLLDNSNFRLFLNKRTSSGFYYRSTLKRAGPRYQPEMGFESRTDYTLFDARIFYGYFNSADSPLRIVTPGLRYLSTFRNDDNSIESMLIEHPWEIKFKNEAGIKITASWWYEDLIEPLSFSEKTFVEPGSYSFFGAEIEYEMSDTKALRSKFKTRISKFYDGEQYSISVSPTWNQSRHLEISGDIELNYLNFSSRDQSEFLNIYRLRSLIALNTKVSLQLLSQYNYLARQIATNARFRYNFAEQNDLWIVYNEITNTDIERAVPTLPTFDSRVFLIKYTYTFH, from the coding sequence TTGCTCATTTATATCCTGCTCCTGCTCACTCTACAGGTTTTTAGCACTCCCGAAAAAACTTCTGATATTTTATCCATCACAAAAATTGATACTCCAATTGTACTTGACGGCATTCCGGATGAAGAGATATGGGAGACCATTCAACCCCTTCCCGTAGTCATGTATCAGCCTGTTTTTCGGGGTGATATGACCGAGAAGTCCATCATAAAAGTGGCGTACGATAACGAGTATGTCTACGTAATGGGACAATTGTATGACTCGGAGCCGGATAAGATTACAACAAATTCACTTTACAGAGACCGATATAGCGGAGATGATACGTTCGCCATTGTGCTGGATTCTTATAATGACAGTGAAAATGCAAAATGGTTTTTCACAACCCCGGCGGGAAACAAAACCGATATGCAAATTTCAAATGACGCCGAGGGGGAAGATTCAAATAACCGAAACTGGAATACCTTCTGGGATTCAGCTTCGACTACCACCGATGAAGGATGGTTTGTAGAAATGCGTATCCCCTTTTCAAGTCTTGGTTTTCAGGAGGTAAACAATGAAGTTATTATGGGCATGATTGTGTACCGCTACATTGCCCGAAAAGCAGAACGCCATGTTTTCCCGGCTATCCCGGCAGATTGGAACAGGGGATTTGCAAAACCATCTCAGGCTCAAAAAATCAGGCTTCAGGGAATCGACTATAAGAAACCCTATTACATAACTCCCTATGTACTGGGCGGTTTTGATCAATTAAACCAATTAAAAAGCACCGCAGATGGATACAAACGAAAAGATGATTTAACAACAGAAGCCGGCCTGGATATAAAGATTCCTGTTTCTGGCAATATGAATCTCGATATAACTGTAAATACAGATTTTGCCCAGGTTGAAGCCGATGAAGCGCAAATTAACCTTACAAGAACACCCCTCTTTTTCCCGGAGAAACGCCAGTTTTTCCAGGAAAGATCCGATATTTTTGATTTTAATCTTGGAGGTTCCAATACACTTTTTTACAGCCGGAGAATCGGGCTGGATGAAGGACAGCAGGTTCGCATTTTGGGTGGAGCCAGGCTGGCCGGAAGAACCGGTAAATGGGATGTCGGCTTACTAAATATGCAAACCGATGCTGTTTCATCTCTTGATATTGAATCAAGAAATTTTGGTGTATTAAGAGCCAGAAGAGATCTCATCAATGAGAATTCTTACCTCGGCGGAATTGTAACAACCCGAATGGGAGTTGACGGCTCCTACAATATCGGCACCGGTTTAGACTTTCTTTATAATTATTCAGGCGATCATTTTATTGATTTCAAAATTGCCTCAACATTTGACGACAGTTTTAATGAAGATTATTCACTCTTAGATAATAGCAACTTTCGATTATTTCTTAATAAAAGAACATCATCCGGATTCTATTATCGGTCCACGTTAAAACGAGCCGGGCCGCGATATCAGCCTGAAATGGGTTTTGAATCCCGCACCGATTATACGCTTTTTGATGCCAGGATTTTTTATGGTTATTTCAATTCAGCCGATTCTCCCCTGCGAATAGTAACTCCCGGACTTCGTTACCTGAGCACTTTTAGAAATGATGACAACTCCATAGAATCCATGCTGATTGAACACCCGTGGGAAATCAAATTTAAGAACGAGGCCGGGATTAAGATTACCGCATCCTGGTGGTATGAAGATTTAATTGAACCTCTTTCCTTTAGCGAAAAAACGTTTGTAGAGCCGGGCAGTTATTCATTTTTTGGTGCAGAAATTGAATATGAAATGTCTGATACGAAAGCACTTCGTTCCAAATTTAAAACCAGAATTTCGAAATTCTATGATGGAGAACAGTATTCGATATCTGTTTCTCCTACCTGGAATCAGTCCCGCCACCTTGAAATCAGTGGAGATATTGAGCTCAATTACCTGAACTTTTCGAGCAGGGATCAGTCAGAATTTCTGAACATTTACAGGTTGAGATCGCTAATCGCTCTTAATACAAAAGTTTCGCTTCAGCTCTTGAGTCAGTACAACTATTTAGCCCGTCAAATTGCAACCAATGCTCGTTTCAGATATAACTTTGCCGAGCAAAACGATCTATGGATTGTCTATAATGAGATCACAAATACAGATATTGAGAGAGCTGTCCCAACTCTTCCTACATTTGACAGCCGGGTATTTCTGATCAAATACACATATACATTTCATTGA
- the glmS gene encoding glutamine--fructose-6-phosphate transaminase (isomerizing) produces MCGIVGYVGDRDASEVLLKGLKRLEYRGYDSAGIALINGDLQYNKGKGKVDRLAKKVRELGTSGKIGIGHTRWATHGEPNDVNSHPHLSESGEIAVVHNGIIENYNTLKKQLIERGKTFHSQTDTEIVAQLLEEIYTASTGITFEQAIQLTLKQIVGTYGLAIVNKNEPDKIYIARKGSPLLLGIGDGEMFIASDASPIVEYTNKVVYLDDGEMATITKDSYSVKTIEDVELTKEVHELAISIDEIEKAGYPHFMLKEIFEQPRSIADCMRGRLNVEKNIIQLGGIEDVMDDLVNAKRIVIAGCGTSWHAGLVGEYLFEYLAKTPVEVEYASEFRYRDPLIGEGDVLLVISQSGETADTIAALREAKKRGALVLGICNVVGSTISRETDAGVFTHAGPEIGVASTKAFTAQVVVLTMMALAVGKRKGILSNNEFADFIQELARVPSKVEYILEHIDEAVQKMAGLFTYAPNFLYLGRSYNFPVALEGALKLKEISYIHAEGYPAAEMKHGPIALIDEMMPVVVIAATDHTNEKMISNIEEVKARKGRIISIMNDENSDVIDLSEFHISIPTTKDCFTPLLTVIPLQLLSYYIAVNRGCNVDQPRNLAKSVTVE; encoded by the coding sequence ATGTGCGGGATTGTAGGATACGTAGGAGACAGAGACGCTTCTGAAGTTTTATTAAAAGGGCTGAAAAGGCTGGAATATCGGGGCTACGATTCGGCCGGAATTGCACTTATTAATGGAGATTTACAATACAATAAAGGAAAAGGAAAAGTTGATAGGCTGGCAAAAAAAGTCCGGGAACTCGGTACTTCCGGAAAAATTGGAATCGGGCACACCCGGTGGGCTACACATGGCGAGCCAAATGACGTCAACTCTCATCCGCATCTCAGCGAATCTGGTGAGATTGCAGTTGTGCACAATGGAATTATTGAGAACTACAACACGCTGAAAAAACAGTTAATTGAACGGGGGAAAACATTTCACAGCCAGACAGATACCGAAATTGTCGCGCAACTTCTCGAAGAAATCTATACAGCTTCTACAGGAATTACTTTTGAACAGGCGATTCAGCTAACCCTGAAACAGATTGTCGGAACCTACGGTTTGGCAATCGTGAATAAGAATGAGCCTGATAAAATCTATATAGCCCGAAAAGGGTCACCACTGTTGCTGGGCATTGGTGATGGCGAAATGTTTATAGCCTCGGATGCATCGCCAATCGTGGAATACACCAATAAAGTTGTCTATCTGGATGACGGGGAAATGGCAACAATCACAAAGGATAGTTACAGTGTAAAAACGATTGAAGATGTAGAGCTGACCAAAGAAGTTCACGAACTGGCTATCAGCATCGATGAGATTGAAAAAGCAGGCTATCCCCATTTTATGTTGAAGGAAATATTTGAACAACCGCGCTCCATTGCCGATTGTATGAGGGGACGGCTGAATGTAGAGAAAAACATTATTCAGCTTGGTGGTATTGAAGATGTAATGGACGATCTTGTAAATGCAAAACGAATTGTCATTGCGGGGTGTGGAACAAGCTGGCATGCAGGATTGGTTGGTGAATATTTGTTTGAATATTTGGCCAAAACTCCGGTTGAGGTAGAATATGCATCCGAGTTTCGTTACAGAGATCCCTTGATAGGAGAAGGAGATGTACTTCTTGTAATTTCCCAAAGTGGCGAAACGGCCGATACAATTGCAGCACTCAGAGAGGCAAAAAAACGGGGAGCTTTGGTTCTTGGAATTTGCAATGTGGTGGGTTCTACCATTTCGCGTGAAACAGACGCAGGAGTTTTTACCCATGCAGGCCCGGAAATCGGGGTGGCATCTACAAAAGCATTCACGGCCCAAGTAGTTGTTTTGACAATGATGGCCCTCGCCGTTGGGAAAAGAAAAGGAATATTAAGTAATAATGAGTTTGCTGATTTTATCCAGGAATTGGCAAGAGTTCCTTCCAAAGTCGAATATATTTTAGAGCATATTGATGAGGCAGTACAAAAAATGGCCGGGCTGTTTACCTATGCTCCCAACTTTCTGTACTTGGGCCGTAGTTATAATTTTCCTGTAGCACTTGAGGGCGCTCTCAAACTAAAAGAGATCTCATACATTCATGCAGAAGGATATCCCGCAGCAGAGATGAAACATGGTCCTATTGCTCTGATTGATGAAATGATGCCTGTTGTTGTGATTGCAGCGACCGATCATACCAATGAAAAAATGATTTCAAACATCGAAGAGGTAAAGGCCAGAAAAGGACGGATCATCTCTATCATGAATGACGAAAATTCCGATGTAATTGATCTCTCCGAGTTTCATATCTCAATTCCCACAACAAAAGATTGCTTTACACCACTTCTTACAGTTATACCCTTGCAGCTCTTGTCCTATTACATTGCTGTGAACAGGGGATGCAATGTAGATCAACCCCGAAATCTCGCGAAAAGCGTGACGGTTGAATAG
- a CDS encoding biotin--[acetyl-CoA-carboxylase] ligase — MSKKFDVDQFRHILQTSWLGSEFIYLEKTDSTNSYLKGIPSSDLSHGTVVLADHQLKGRGQYERKWEAEPFKNLTFTVAFRPNVKERLNLLSIGIAYSITKTLEPHISESKQVCLKWPNDILVDGKKLGGVLTECIFNGSRTDRVLIGFGLNVGQSHFSNGVKETAISFNEVSDSTLSREELLNELLLGMENIYQRWYKRDETLKKDISKKLVGYGEWVQVSINGVIPNQKFKFIGINSNGELMMLNQQLDVNTFTYEQVRIIPDSEGISATEAGPSVSTQ; from the coding sequence ATGTCCAAAAAATTCGATGTAGATCAGTTTCGTCATATACTTCAGACTTCCTGGTTGGGAAGTGAATTTATCTACCTCGAAAAAACAGATTCCACCAATTCTTACTTGAAAGGAATTCCCTCTTCCGATTTATCCCACGGAACAGTCGTTTTGGCTGACCATCAGTTGAAAGGGCGGGGACAATACGAGCGAAAGTGGGAGGCTGAACCCTTTAAAAATCTTACATTTACGGTCGCATTTCGGCCAAATGTAAAAGAGCGGCTAAACCTGCTTTCTATTGGTATTGCATATTCCATTACAAAGACTTTAGAACCTCACATATCAGAGTCTAAACAGGTTTGTCTTAAATGGCCAAACGATATTCTCGTAGATGGAAAGAAACTGGGAGGCGTACTTACAGAATGTATTTTTAATGGCTCCAGAACCGATCGCGTTTTGATTGGTTTTGGTTTGAATGTGGGACAGAGTCATTTTAGTAATGGTGTGAAAGAAACTGCGATTTCATTCAATGAAGTATCGGATTCCACACTTTCCAGAGAAGAACTTTTGAATGAGCTCTTACTCGGAATGGAAAATATCTATCAACGGTGGTACAAACGAGATGAAACTCTAAAAAAAGACATCAGTAAAAAGCTTGTTGGTTATGGAGAATGGGTTCAGGTAAGCATCAATGGAGTTATCCCCAATCAAAAATTCAAATTTATCGGGATAAACTCGAATGGAGAGTTAATGATGTTGAATCAGCAGTTGGATGTCAATACATTCACATATGAGCAAGTTCGAATCATCCCCGATAGCGAAGGAATTTCAGCAACAGAAGCAGGTCCATCTGTCTCAACCCAATAG
- a CDS encoding HPr family phosphocarrier protein: MVSKKVVVKNESGLHARPASVLVKTASRFKSDFFIKMYGYKVNGKSILGVMTLAAESGAEMELILEGPDEKEALEKIAELFENKFNMAS; encoded by the coding sequence ATGGTTTCTAAAAAAGTAGTTGTTAAAAACGAATCCGGTTTACATGCGCGTCCTGCCTCTGTTTTAGTAAAGACCGCTTCCAGGTTTAAATCTGATTTTTTTATAAAGATGTACGGATACAAAGTTAATGGAAAAAGTATCCTGGGTGTTATGACTCTCGCAGCAGAATCGGGGGCAGAAATGGAGCTTATTCTGGAGGGACCAGATGAAAAAGAAGCCCTGGAAAAGATAGCCGAATTATTCGAAAATAAGTTCAACATGGCATCCTGA
- a CDS encoding phage holin family protein has translation MLKILLINSIVVFLGAYILDGVKIKSFWTAIGVAILLGLINMFIKPLIVLLTLPLTVLTLGLFVLVINAWILMIIDKMVDGLTIKSFWWAVIYSIIISALNSVLLWIF, from the coding sequence ATGTTAAAAATATTGCTCATTAATAGCATTGTTGTTTTTCTGGGAGCCTATATCCTTGACGGCGTTAAAATTAAAAGTTTTTGGACGGCCATCGGTGTTGCGATTCTGCTTGGTTTGATTAATATGTTTATCAAACCACTCATTGTATTATTAACGTTGCCGCTCACCGTTCTAACACTCGGGCTTTTTGTGCTGGTTATCAATGCCTGGATTTTGATGATTATTGATAAAATGGTTGACGGGCTTACCATCAAAAGTTTCTGGTGGGCTGTTATTTACAGTATCATTATTTCTGCGCTCAATTCCGTTCTGCTCTGGATTTTCTAA
- a CDS encoding GNAT family N-acetyltransferase → MQLIYAQSLDDLSSMDLYMMLKLRQDIFIIEQDCIYNDLDNYDPLCEHLLLKDGTNVVACARIVPENTKFNQPSIGRVAVHKEYRRQGLGKEMMLKALEVLSKKNIDTVIIEAQSYLLAFYESLGFHKISEAYTVDGISHHKMIYRY, encoded by the coding sequence ATGCAGTTGATTTATGCCCAGAGTTTGGATGACCTTTCCTCTATGGATCTTTACATGATGCTCAAGCTCAGACAGGATATTTTCATTATTGAACAAGATTGTATCTATAATGACCTGGATAATTATGATCCACTTTGCGAACACTTGCTACTGAAAGATGGAACCAATGTTGTCGCCTGCGCACGAATCGTGCCGGAAAATACAAAGTTTAATCAGCCTTCGATTGGCAGAGTTGCCGTACATAAAGAATACCGCCGGCAGGGTCTTGGCAAAGAAATGATGCTAAAGGCGCTGGAAGTCCTTTCTAAAAAAAATATCGATACTGTAATTATCGAAGCCCAGAGTTACCTGTTGGCATTTTATGAATCTTTAGGATTTCACAAAATAAGTGAAGCTTATACAGTAGATGGCATTTCACATCATAAAATGATCTATCGGTATTAA
- a CDS encoding SLC13 family permease: protein MQVNLSFSRSGLYLGLLFFIAILILPSPESMSDVAWKTTAVAVLMATWWITEAIPIAATSLLPIVLLPVLGIAPISDSTAPYANPLIFLFMGGFIIAIAMQRWDLHKRIALRIINFVGVKPSSIIIGFIIASAFLSMWVSNTATALMMLPIALSVLHFTEREDSGDSSITNFEIVLVLAIAYACNIGGIATLIGTPPNALFAGFMLENYEVEVSFVRWMSIGVPLILVLLPLMYIILSKLVFPIKLKELPGGRDVIQAKLKEIGNITIPEKRVAIVFTITAMLWIFRPLLTGILPGLSDAGIAIAAGIILFIIPSGTTDEKKLLAWHNMKELPWGILILFGGGLSLAMAISSSGLATWIGESVQSLETFPIILLIFSVILIVVFLTEITSNTATTAAFLPILASTAIGMGQNPMMFILPAAISASCAFMLPVATPPNAIIYGSGRVSIPQMAKAGFWLNIIISTILTLAAYTLFAYVFGIEIGVIPDWVQ from the coding sequence TTGCAAGTAAACCTTAGTTTTTCCAGAAGTGGGCTTTACCTTGGGTTACTGTTTTTTATTGCTATTCTGATACTCCCTTCACCTGAATCTATGAGTGATGTGGCCTGGAAAACAACAGCCGTTGCCGTTTTGATGGCGACCTGGTGGATCACCGAAGCCATCCCTATTGCGGCCACCTCCCTCCTGCCAATTGTACTTCTCCCGGTTCTTGGAATTGCACCCATCAGCGATTCAACCGCTCCTTACGCAAATCCCCTGATATTTCTTTTTATGGGCGGATTTATCATTGCCATTGCTATGCAGCGGTGGGACTTGCACAAACGGATTGCCCTGCGAATCATCAATTTTGTAGGAGTAAAACCATCATCCATTATTATTGGCTTTATCATTGCTTCGGCATTTTTAAGTATGTGGGTCAGTAACACCGCCACGGCTTTGATGATGCTTCCCATTGCACTTTCTGTATTACATTTTACAGAACGCGAGGACTCCGGTGATTCATCAATCACAAATTTTGAGATTGTCCTTGTTCTTGCCATTGCCTACGCCTGCAACATCGGTGGGATTGCCACATTAATTGGAACTCCACCAAACGCACTTTTTGCCGGTTTTATGCTGGAAAATTATGAGGTTGAAGTCAGTTTTGTCCGTTGGATGAGTATCGGCGTTCCACTGATCCTGGTACTTCTCCCGTTGATGTATATCATCCTCTCTAAACTTGTCTTCCCCATAAAACTTAAAGAACTGCCCGGTGGCCGGGATGTAATTCAAGCCAAGCTCAAAGAGATAGGCAACATTACAATACCGGAAAAACGTGTTGCCATTGTTTTCACTATTACTGCTATGCTCTGGATTTTCAGGCCTTTACTCACGGGAATCCTTCCTGGTTTGTCAGATGCCGGTATAGCAATTGCAGCCGGAATTATTCTGTTTATTATTCCATCAGGCACTACTGACGAAAAGAAATTACTGGCCTGGCATAATATGAAGGAACTCCCCTGGGGAATTTTGATTCTCTTCGGAGGCGGTTTAAGTCTCGCTATGGCTATCAGCTCATCCGGGCTGGCTACCTGGATTGGTGAAAGTGTTCAAAGCCTCGAAACATTTCCCATCATTTTATTAATCTTTTCAGTCATCTTAATTGTAGTATTTCTTACTGAAATCACAAGTAACACGGCAACAACAGCTGCCTTTCTTCCCATTCTTGCATCAACCGCTATTGGGATGGGACAAAATCCCATGATGTTTATATTACCGGCTGCAATTTCGGCAAGTTGTGCATTTATGCTTCCCGTGGCTACACCTCCCAATGCTATTATTTACGGAAGCGGAAGGGTATCAATTCCACAAATGGCGAAGGCCGGTTTTTGGCTGAATATTATCATCTCCACTATCCTGACGCTGGCTGCCTATACTCTGTTTGCATATGTATTTGGAATAGAGATTGGCGTGATTCCTGACTGGGTTCAATAA
- the ptsP gene encoding phosphoenolpyruvate--protein phosphotransferase — protein sequence MKDFHTKVFSGRPAAHGIGIGKVWTLRDESSAVHPEKIAESDIEKHIGKFEKARELVSSEYEKLKYIPEDEELEEIIDAQIQTLYDPEVTSSVKSKIEKDQFAVEYAIFSTFNDYIQLMENSGSAWAKDRTIDIVSVRDELIRATKEKKKGYAVKKGEIVFAEEISPTAMVYLSRINIAGIVMEKGGLTSHAVILSQSLGIPCVINVHWNRYNIYDGSDVIIDGTTGQVIINPTWKQKEQYKRRREDEQKRFEKALEWANKPDKTECGSQFTLRANIEFLEELPRLNTHGAKGIGLLRTETVLFDSEKFNVEQQVEFYGKVLEAAGQNSVTIRLFDAGGDKILDDSSFEDNPFLGWRGVRMLLDKRKLLRNQLEAIYRVSGHFSGKVKILIPMVSRIDEIRSVKEICTNVMKNLARQDIPFDENISIGVMVEVPSIALMSEFVAKYVDFFSIGTNDLTQYTLAVDRGNEKISHLFDSFHPAIWRLIKITKESADKHNIPVTVCGEMASKPEAAACLLGMGINDLSMNTGSIPAVKSVLCSHTYKEMKDLSDKILETEELDQVYELLEGWRALY from the coding sequence ATGAAGGATTTCCACACAAAAGTATTTTCAGGTCGCCCAGCAGCTCACGGAATCGGGATAGGCAAAGTGTGGACACTCCGTGATGAAAGCAGTGCTGTTCACCCCGAAAAAATTGCTGAATCGGATATCGAAAAGCACATCGGCAAATTCGAAAAGGCGAGAGAGCTGGTGAGCAGTGAGTATGAGAAGCTGAAATATATTCCTGAGGATGAAGAGCTTGAAGAGATTATTGATGCTCAAATTCAAACACTTTATGATCCCGAAGTAACTTCCTCAGTAAAATCAAAGATCGAGAAAGATCAATTTGCGGTTGAATATGCCATCTTCAGCACGTTTAACGATTACATTCAGTTGATGGAAAATTCAGGTTCTGCATGGGCCAAAGACCGCACCATCGACATTGTTTCGGTCCGGGATGAATTAATACGAGCTACCAAAGAGAAGAAAAAGGGGTACGCCGTAAAAAAAGGAGAAATCGTCTTTGCTGAAGAAATCTCACCGACGGCGATGGTTTATCTGAGCCGGATTAATATTGCAGGAATTGTGATGGAAAAGGGCGGGCTTACTTCACACGCCGTAATTTTGTCGCAATCTTTGGGAATTCCCTGTGTGATTAATGTCCACTGGAACCGATATAACATCTATGACGGCAGCGATGTAATTATTGACGGAACCACGGGTCAGGTGATAATCAATCCCACCTGGAAGCAGAAAGAGCAGTATAAACGCCGTAGAGAGGACGAGCAAAAACGTTTTGAAAAAGCTCTTGAATGGGCTAATAAACCTGATAAAACGGAATGCGGCTCACAATTTACACTTCGTGCAAATATTGAATTCCTCGAAGAATTACCCAGATTAAATACACACGGAGCTAAAGGAATCGGGCTATTGAGAACAGAAACGGTTCTGTTTGATTCGGAAAAATTTAATGTAGAGCAGCAGGTCGAGTTTTATGGAAAAGTATTGGAGGCTGCCGGTCAAAACTCTGTAACCATTCGCTTGTTCGATGCCGGGGGCGACAAAATTCTTGATGATTCCTCATTTGAAGACAATCCGTTCCTCGGCTGGCGGGGAGTTCGAATGTTGTTAGACAAAAGAAAATTACTGAGAAATCAACTGGAAGCAATCTACCGAGTATCTGGTCATTTTTCTGGGAAAGTAAAAATTTTGATACCGATGGTGTCTAGAATCGATGAGATCCGGTCGGTGAAAGAAATTTGTACGAATGTAATGAAAAACCTTGCTCGTCAGGATATTCCCTTTGATGAGAATATTTCTATTGGAGTGATGGTTGAGGTGCCAAGTATTGCTCTGATGTCTGAGTTTGTAGCCAAGTATGTGGATTTTTTTAGTATCGGTACGAATGATTTAACCCAGTATACTCTTGCCGTAGATCGTGGAAATGAGAAGATTTCACATCTGTTTGACAGTTTTCACCCGGCTATCTGGAGACTGATAAAAATCACTAAAGAATCAGCCGATAAGCATAATATTCCGGTTACAGTCTGTGGGGAAATGGCATCGAAACCAGAAGCTGCCGCTTGCCTTCTTGGTATGGGGATTAATGATTTGAGTATGAATACCGGTTCTATTCCTGCTGTTAAATCTGTGCTTTGTAGCCATACTTATAAGGAGATGAAGGATCTTTCCGATAAAATTTTAGAAACTGAAGAATTGGATCAGGTCTATGAACTACTGGAAGGTTGGAGGGCACTTTATTGA
- a CDS encoding isoamylase early set domain-containing protein, with protein MLKKTFTPKRTICKVTFSIPVEWAENSVQLVGDFNDWDKESDSLKKKKDKWEVTLRLKPENEYRFKYLIDGEKWENDDAADKYVANDFGSEDSVVEVGK; from the coding sequence ATGTTAAAAAAGACTTTTACACCAAAGAGAACAATTTGTAAGGTAACATTTTCAATCCCAGTAGAGTGGGCTGAAAATAGTGTTCAACTTGTAGGCGATTTTAATGACTGGGACAAGGAATCAGACAGCCTTAAAAAAAAGAAGGATAAATGGGAAGTAACCCTGCGGCTGAAACCAGAAAATGAATACCGTTTTAAATATTTAATTGACGGTGAAAAGTGGGAAAATGACGATGCCGCTGACAAATATGTTGCCAATGATTTTGGAAGTGAAGACAGCGTTGTGGAAGTAGGAAAGTAA